A single Cryomorphaceae bacterium DNA region contains:
- a CDS encoding carboxypeptidase regulatory-like domain-containing protein: MRKLHISMLLTCLVFHSVSTFGQGNGTISGTVLDGANDNEPMAFANVVTVGSSIGSTTDFDGNYSFSAPAGTYDVIISFIGYNVDTVKGVRVTAGETTTLNHTLNQGSVALTTVDVVTKANKESEAQLLLERKEASGIVQNIGAQKLKETGSADVAEGLTKVAGLSVVGGQNVFVRGMGDRYNSAYLNGMPIASPDPDLKVIPLNIFRTAIIQNLNVQKAFEAPLYGDFAGGAINIATKDYPTEPLLQVRMGFGINTQRNGGDFYTYQGGNADYWGFDDGTRAYPDDLRGEEFYNSRIQGQYNEFPYLFNRQTITTPINTAFGVTAGNYIPNKEKEGGFGFLISLDHRNKASYQPGIYRLVNRQNDFQIDYDVQSWQQETNTSALANAAYEIDNNNKISYNFLFVNLSTDNFRETGAETGFHFDYNSPIFTRRYTWRQNDLMVNQIFGEHEFGNWKIRWDGSWNRATSTEPDRRQFVYLRQGDDFLINTLDFNENHRFYSELVEDEYNARVMATYTIKMDDKGNSLWDVVFGGEIKRKEREFDYWQVNIDFQNYVNEDGDVMDPNNMEAVITEENFENDKIAYREIAGPASLYTANLNINSFYAQTSGKLGPRAEGMIGLRIEDGLQTLDYRDQVQPGIPKQETLDQIALMPTASFKYDVNENSALRASASRTISRPAYREVGPFQYIEFFAGRQSIGNPELQNGANYNVDVRFETYPQPGNLVAFTVFGKYLDNPIERVLVATASGQLESFINTESAVVAGIEFEYLQNLGRWFGEETGWKNLSLGFNASAMYTDVTINQDATVGGSSVISTNASRPLQGASPYLVNADLTYTKRFGKDDMRKTTATLSYNVFGPRIFSAGAQGIGDIYERPVNTLNFSWRNQISDHWSVNFYARNLMNPLILQKQESDPSLSNAEPVIVNQYRQGVDFSISISYDVF, from the coding sequence ATGCGTAAGTTACACATTTCAATGTTGTTGACCTGTTTGGTATTCCATTCTGTAAGCACATTTGGGCAGGGGAATGGAACCATCTCAGGTACCGTCTTGGACGGAGCTAACGACAACGAGCCGATGGCCTTCGCCAACGTTGTAACCGTAGGATCCAGCATTGGATCCACCACCGATTTCGATGGAAATTATTCGTTTAGCGCTCCAGCTGGAACCTACGATGTCATTATTTCCTTCATCGGTTACAATGTCGACACCGTCAAAGGGGTTCGCGTAACTGCCGGAGAAACAACTACCCTTAATCACACTTTGAACCAAGGCTCCGTTGCCTTGACAACGGTGGACGTCGTGACTAAGGCCAATAAAGAGTCTGAAGCACAACTCTTGTTGGAGCGAAAAGAGGCTTCCGGAATCGTTCAAAACATCGGGGCCCAAAAGCTAAAGGAAACAGGTTCCGCAGATGTTGCGGAAGGATTGACCAAGGTGGCGGGGTTGTCCGTTGTAGGAGGTCAAAATGTATTTGTTCGAGGTATGGGAGACCGCTACAACAGCGCCTATTTGAATGGGATGCCCATCGCATCTCCGGACCCAGACTTAAAAGTCATCCCCCTGAACATTTTCCGCACCGCTATCATTCAAAATTTGAATGTTCAGAAAGCCTTCGAAGCGCCTTTATATGGGGATTTTGCCGGTGGGGCCATTAACATTGCCACCAAGGACTACCCAACCGAGCCTCTACTTCAAGTGCGTATGGGATTCGGAATCAACACCCAACGCAACGGCGGAGATTTCTACACCTACCAAGGTGGAAACGCCGACTACTGGGGATTTGATGATGGTACCCGAGCATACCCTGACGATCTGCGTGGTGAGGAGTTCTATAACAGTCGTATTCAGGGGCAATACAACGAATTCCCTTACCTCTTTAACCGCCAAACGATTACCACGCCAATCAACACAGCTTTTGGCGTGACGGCTGGAAACTACATCCCCAATAAAGAAAAAGAAGGAGGATTTGGCTTCTTGATCTCTTTGGATCACCGGAACAAGGCTTCTTACCAACCGGGAATTTACCGCTTGGTTAACCGCCAAAACGACTTCCAGATCGATTACGATGTTCAGTCATGGCAGCAAGAAACCAACACTTCCGCCTTGGCCAATGCAGCGTACGAGATTGACAACAACAACAAGATTTCATACAACTTCCTATTCGTCAACCTCAGCACGGATAATTTCCGTGAGACGGGTGCTGAAACGGGTTTCCACTTTGACTACAACTCTCCCATCTTTACACGTCGATACACTTGGCGTCAAAATGACTTGATGGTCAATCAGATCTTTGGCGAGCACGAATTCGGCAATTGGAAAATCCGTTGGGACGGATCTTGGAACCGTGCTACATCCACAGAACCGGATCGTCGTCAATTCGTTTACCTCCGTCAAGGAGATGATTTCCTGATCAACACGCTTGACTTCAACGAAAACCATCGCTTTTACTCTGAGCTAGTAGAAGATGAATACAATGCTCGTGTGATGGCTACCTACACCATTAAAATGGACGATAAAGGCAATTCGCTTTGGGATGTTGTCTTTGGTGGTGAAATCAAAAGAAAAGAACGTGAGTTCGACTATTGGCAGGTTAATATTGATTTCCAGAACTACGTGAATGAAGACGGTGATGTTATGGACCCTAACAATATGGAAGCCGTAATTACCGAAGAGAATTTTGAGAATGACAAGATTGCCTATCGCGAAATCGCGGGTCCGGCATCCCTCTATACGGCGAATTTGAACATCAATTCGTTCTACGCGCAAACGAGCGGAAAACTTGGACCGCGTGCAGAAGGTATGATTGGTCTTCGTATTGAGGACGGTCTTCAGACCTTGGACTACCGGGATCAAGTTCAACCGGGAATTCCTAAACAAGAAACACTAGATCAAATTGCCTTGATGCCAACAGCGTCCTTCAAGTACGATGTCAATGAGAACAGTGCCCTCCGAGCCAGCGCTTCTCGTACAATCTCTCGTCCAGCTTACCGAGAGGTCGGACCATTCCAGTACATCGAGTTTTTTGCTGGTCGCCAAAGCATTGGTAACCCAGAACTTCAAAATGGAGCCAACTACAACGTCGACGTCCGCTTTGAGACCTACCCTCAACCAGGGAACTTGGTCGCCTTTACTGTCTTCGGAAAATACTTAGACAACCCGATTGAGCGCGTACTTGTCGCGACGGCTTCCGGTCAATTGGAATCCTTCATCAATACCGAAAGCGCCGTTGTCGCAGGAATCGAGTTTGAATACTTGCAAAATCTAGGGCGATGGTTCGGTGAAGAGACAGGATGGAAAAACCTGAGCTTGGGCTTCAATGCCTCAGCGATGTACACCGATGTCACGATTAATCAAGACGCAACCGTAGGAGGATCCTCCGTTATATCGACCAACGCGAGTCGCCCGCTTCAGGGAGCATCTCCATATTTGGTCAATGCGGACTTAACCTATACCAAGCGATTCGGGAAGGATGATATGCGCAAAACAACAGCCACTTTGAGTTACAATGTCTTTGGACCTCGAATCTTCTCTGCGGGTGCCCAAGGGATCGGAGACATTTACGAACGCCCTGTGAATACCTTGAATTTCTCTTGGAGAAATCAAATCAGCGATCATTGGTCGGTGAACTTCTACGCACGAAACCTTATGAATCCACTGATTCTTCAGAAGCAAGAGTCGGATCCAAGCTTGAGCAATGCAGAGCCCGTTATCGTCAATCAGTACAGACAAGGAGTTGATTTCAGCATTTCCATTTCCTACGACGTCTTCTGA
- a CDS encoding Na/Pi cotransporter family protein produces the protein MNYSLFDFLSLVGALGFFIYGMKVMSDGIQKVAGNRMRKILSAMTSNRLFGVFTGFFITSLVQSSSATTVMVVSFVNAGLLSLVESIGVIMGANIGTTLTAWLISIFGFKVKISAMALPIIAFGFPMLFSSKSTVKSWGEVLIGFALLFMGLEFLKGSVPDLQSNPEVLEFLSHYTDKGVLSTLIFIGVGSIITVVVQSSSAAMALTLVMCYQGWIPFPMAAAMIMGENIGTTITANLAALVANVHAKRAARAHFLFNVFGVVWMIIAFPLFINNINNYMADNPTMSGVGGRTYSFNEAPEEEAFNQNVTTRLGEAADFVSWDWSEPQRLDVHYELFKASENNINIDSVARIAFQEELNAAGLIAGQYEVQNVGARPMEEASAIPIALSIFHTTFNILNVLLLVWFVPFIARIVTRFLPAKGVDDEVFQLSFIGSGMMGTAELSIIEARKEISKFGEITAKLYDAVPQLLHATEEKKFKKLLKRVAKYEDMTDRMELEIAKYLSKASENELSKDASRRVRSMLSIISDLETIGDLCYQIAQNMERRRETKAYFTPELRQKSEQMFHAVERSIELMTKNLNQDYEKVSLTEAKDLEEEINELRNQLRNEHLENIEKGLYPIHSGMYYNDLIHSLEKIGDHAFDVSEAIVLEA, from the coding sequence ATGAATTACTCTCTTTTCGATTTCTTGTCGTTGGTTGGTGCCCTAGGCTTTTTCATCTACGGCATGAAGGTTATGAGCGACGGCATCCAAAAGGTTGCCGGCAATCGTATGCGCAAGATTTTGAGCGCGATGACCTCCAATCGCTTGTTTGGAGTTTTTACCGGATTCTTCATTACCTCATTGGTTCAGTCCTCTTCCGCCACTACTGTAATGGTGGTGAGTTTCGTGAATGCGGGCTTGCTTTCACTGGTAGAGTCGATCGGCGTAATTATGGGAGCAAATATTGGAACGACCTTGACCGCATGGCTCATCTCTATTTTCGGCTTCAAAGTGAAGATTTCAGCGATGGCCCTTCCGATTATTGCGTTCGGATTCCCAATGCTGTTTTCCTCGAAAAGCACCGTGAAATCTTGGGGGGAAGTACTCATTGGTTTTGCCCTACTTTTTATGGGCTTGGAGTTCTTGAAAGGCAGTGTTCCCGACCTTCAATCCAATCCAGAGGTCCTGGAATTCCTGAGCCACTATACGGATAAAGGCGTACTCTCCACCCTCATCTTCATTGGTGTCGGTAGTATTATTACCGTCGTGGTCCAGTCCTCGTCGGCAGCCATGGCCCTAACTCTTGTGATGTGCTATCAGGGCTGGATTCCATTCCCAATGGCCGCAGCCATGATTATGGGTGAGAACATTGGAACAACCATCACGGCCAATTTAGCGGCACTGGTAGCCAACGTTCATGCTAAGAGAGCTGCCCGCGCGCATTTTCTCTTCAATGTTTTTGGCGTAGTCTGGATGATCATTGCCTTCCCGCTGTTCATCAACAACATCAACAACTACATGGCGGACAACCCGACCATGAGCGGTGTAGGAGGACGAACTTATTCATTCAATGAAGCCCCAGAAGAAGAAGCCTTCAATCAAAATGTGACTACTCGTTTGGGAGAAGCCGCAGACTTTGTTTCATGGGATTGGTCGGAGCCTCAACGGCTCGATGTTCACTACGAGCTATTCAAAGCCTCAGAAAACAACATCAATATTGATTCGGTCGCCCGCATTGCGTTCCAGGAAGAATTGAATGCGGCTGGACTGATCGCCGGTCAATACGAGGTTCAAAATGTCGGGGCGCGCCCTATGGAAGAAGCCAGCGCCATTCCTATTGCCCTTTCCATCTTCCACACAACCTTCAACATTCTCAATGTACTTCTACTCGTCTGGTTCGTGCCCTTTATCGCGCGAATCGTGACTCGATTCCTTCCCGCAAAAGGAGTGGATGACGAAGTATTCCAGCTCAGCTTTATTGGCAGCGGCATGATGGGTACGGCAGAACTCTCCATCATAGAGGCGCGTAAAGAAATCAGCAAATTCGGTGAGATCACGGCAAAACTCTACGACGCTGTTCCTCAATTGTTGCACGCCACTGAAGAAAAGAAGTTCAAGAAGCTTCTGAAGCGCGTCGCCAAGTATGAGGACATGACCGACCGTATGGAATTGGAGATTGCCAAGTATTTGAGTAAGGCTTCTGAAAACGAGCTTTCCAAGGATGCATCGCGCAGAGTGCGCAGCATGCTCAGCATCATTTCGGATCTCGAGACCATTGGTGACTTGTGCTACCAGATTGCGCAGAACATGGAGCGTCGTCGGGAAACAAAGGCCTACTTCACCCCAGAACTGCGTCAAAAATCAGAACAGATGTTCCATGCTGTGGAGCGCTCTATTGAGTTGATGACAAAGAATCTGAACCAGGACTACGAAAAGGTCTCTTTGACCGAGGCTAAAGACTTGGAAGAAGAGATCAACGAATTGAGAAATCAACTTCGCAATGAGCATCTCGAGAACATCGAAAAGGGACTCTACCCCATTCATTCTGGGATGTACTACAACGACCTCATCCACAGCTTGGAAAAGATCGGCGACCATGCCTTCGACGTATCGGAGGCCATTGTCCTAGAAGCTTAA
- a CDS encoding acyl transferase has product MDPVAFKNKLFRCADDVTPDTWALELFHWQAEQVPPYAEYLKHLGVNHARINRAKDIPYFPVEMFKAHEVKASGFPTIKTFSSSGTTGQVPSLHHVVDLEVYEQSYLNTFRSFYGDPKEYVVFALLPSYLERSGSSLIDMAQGLISRSEHPDSGFFLNDLKALKALLTKHLDSDRKILLLGVSFALLDLAEQYPIALPENAVVMETGGMKGRRKEMIRTELHQILKEAFNLSVIHSEYGMTELLSQAYAPTGRCFRTPPWMRLSLRDTEDPLSPAPPGKTGGVNVMDLANIYSCAFIATQDLGRPCPTGGIEILGRFDNAEVRGCNLMVQ; this is encoded by the coding sequence ATGGACCCCGTCGCTTTCAAAAATAAACTTTTTCGCTGCGCTGACGACGTAACACCAGACACATGGGCGCTAGAGCTGTTTCATTGGCAAGCAGAACAGGTCCCGCCCTATGCTGAATATTTGAAACACCTAGGAGTCAATCATGCCCGAATTAACCGTGCAAAAGACATCCCCTACTTCCCCGTGGAAATGTTCAAAGCCCACGAAGTCAAAGCCTCAGGCTTCCCTACAATCAAAACCTTTAGTTCTTCGGGAACCACTGGTCAAGTTCCGAGTCTCCACCATGTCGTTGATCTCGAGGTGTACGAGCAAAGCTATTTGAACACCTTCCGTTCCTTCTACGGTGACCCCAAAGAATATGTGGTTTTTGCTTTGTTGCCCTCCTACCTCGAACGAAGTGGCAGTTCACTCATCGATATGGCGCAAGGATTGATCTCACGGTCTGAGCACCCCGACTCGGGATTCTTTTTAAATGATTTAAAAGCGTTAAAAGCCCTGCTGACCAAGCACCTCGACTCGGACCGAAAAATTCTCCTACTGGGCGTTTCCTTCGCCTTGCTTGATCTAGCCGAGCAATACCCCATAGCTCTTCCTGAAAACGCGGTGGTCATGGAAACCGGAGGCATGAAGGGCCGTCGCAAGGAAATGATCCGAACCGAGCTCCATCAAATTCTAAAAGAGGCTTTCAATCTCTCGGTTATTCATTCGGAGTACGGAATGACAGAATTACTTTCACAAGCCTATGCCCCTACGGGGCGATGCTTCCGTACGCCTCCCTGGATGCGCCTCAGTCTCCGCGATACCGAGGATCCGCTTTCCCCCGCTCCTCCGGGAAAAACGGGGGGTGTCAACGTTATGGATCTCGCAAACATCTATTCGTGCGCCTTTATCGCCACGCAGGACTTAGGTCGCCCATGTCCAACGGGCGGAATAGAAATTCTCGGAAGATTCGACAATGCCGAAGTTCGAGGATGTAATTTGATGGTACAGTAA
- a CDS encoding tyrosine--tRNA ligase yields the protein MSAFIEELKWRGMIHDVMPGTDEALDTPGRLGYVGFDPTAESLHIGNLVPIMLLTHFQRAGHCPVALVGGATGMVGDPSGKKAERQLLSEEVLQRNIAGVQAQLQKFLSFEGENAAQIVNNYDWFKDFSLLDFLRDVGKHLTINYMMAKDSVKSRLETGLSFTEFSYQLIQGYDFYHLKKEKDCILQMGGSDQWGNITAGTELIRRMDAGEAYALTCPLITKADGSKFGKSEGGNIWLDPNLTSPYKFYQYWLNAADEDVPKWLRIFSLKGREEIEAIEAQHAQAPHMRLMQIALAEELTIRVHSEEELKKAQAASKILFGKSTQEELVQLDEDTLLSVFEGVPQFDVSRSEFAVNIVDLLAEKTSVFASKGEARRMLKSNAVSLNKEKVQDSYEVGEGDLLNNRYLLVQKGKKNYFLLKVD from the coding sequence ATGAGCGCGTTTATTGAAGAATTGAAGTGGCGTGGAATGATCCACGATGTGATGCCAGGAACGGATGAGGCACTAGATACTCCCGGCCGATTGGGTTATGTAGGGTTTGATCCTACTGCCGAATCCCTGCACATTGGGAACCTTGTGCCCATTATGCTTTTGACTCATTTTCAGCGCGCAGGTCATTGTCCGGTAGCCTTGGTTGGTGGCGCAACGGGTATGGTTGGAGATCCTTCTGGAAAGAAGGCGGAAAGACAACTCCTCAGTGAAGAAGTTCTTCAGCGAAATATCGCTGGAGTGCAGGCGCAGCTGCAGAAGTTTCTCTCTTTTGAAGGAGAAAACGCGGCTCAAATTGTCAATAATTACGACTGGTTTAAGGACTTTTCGCTGCTCGATTTCCTCCGGGACGTTGGCAAGCACTTGACCATTAACTACATGATGGCGAAGGACTCCGTGAAATCAAGGCTGGAGACCGGATTGTCCTTCACCGAATTCAGCTACCAGCTCATTCAGGGCTACGATTTCTATCACCTCAAAAAAGAAAAGGACTGCATCCTGCAGATGGGAGGATCGGACCAATGGGGAAATATCACCGCAGGGACAGAATTGATCCGCAGAATGGATGCTGGGGAAGCATATGCGCTGACCTGCCCACTCATTACGAAAGCAGATGGATCCAAATTTGGAAAATCAGAAGGCGGAAATATTTGGCTTGATCCCAACTTGACCTCTCCGTATAAATTCTATCAGTATTGGTTGAATGCTGCAGATGAAGATGTTCCCAAATGGTTGCGCATTTTCAGTCTTAAAGGCAGAGAGGAAATAGAGGCTATAGAAGCGCAACATGCTCAAGCGCCTCATATGCGCTTGATGCAAATTGCACTGGCAGAAGAGTTGACCATCCGTGTGCACAGCGAAGAAGAGCTCAAAAAGGCTCAGGCGGCTTCAAAAATCTTGTTTGGCAAATCAACACAGGAAGAGTTGGTTCAATTGGATGAGGACACTTTGTTGAGCGTCTTTGAAGGGGTTCCTCAGTTCGATGTATCGCGCAGTGAATTCGCAGTGAATATTGTGGATCTCCTAGCCGAAAAGACGTCTGTTTTTGCCTCAAAAGGCGAAGCTCGACGCATGCTCAAGAGTAATGCGGTATCACTGAACAAGGAGAAGGTTCAAGATTCCTATGAAGTAGGAGAAGGCGACTTGCTCAACAATCGATACCTCCTGGTTCAAAAAGGGAAGAAGAACTACTTTTTGCTTAAAGTAGACTGA
- a CDS encoding NAD-dependent epimerase/dehydratase family protein, with translation MIFVTGGTGLVGSHLLYELAQVQNPGAPKIRALYRSEARKNHVLEVFELYSGSAQEQFDKIEWIRGDLSDLGVLEDAMRGVDLVYHCAALVSFDPRDRDRLFKVNEEGTANIVHTALACGVRKLAYVSSVAALGRSETGDKIDESTSWKSGPENSQYAISKYAAEQQVWKGTQEGLPAVMVNPSIILGPGFWEAGSSKIFSSIAGGFSFYSKGINGFVDVRDVTSALVTLASSDLENERFVLSAENRSYQEVFTWIAEGLGVRAPHINTPAWLGNVVWRIEWLRSRLTGKSPMVTKETAATAQQFVRYGSEKIKEEFGFTFRSLKETIQETAKHFPKN, from the coding sequence ATGATTTTCGTAACCGGAGGTACGGGATTGGTGGGTAGCCATCTGCTCTACGAACTTGCTCAAGTTCAGAACCCAGGGGCGCCCAAAATTCGGGCCCTGTACCGTTCTGAAGCACGTAAAAACCATGTGCTCGAAGTCTTTGAGTTGTACTCCGGAAGTGCTCAGGAGCAGTTTGATAAGATCGAGTGGATTCGTGGAGATCTTTCGGACTTAGGCGTTCTCGAAGACGCGATGCGAGGGGTTGATCTCGTGTATCACTGCGCAGCACTCGTCAGTTTTGACCCCAGAGACCGCGATCGCCTATTCAAGGTCAACGAAGAGGGTACGGCAAATATCGTTCACACGGCACTCGCCTGTGGCGTTCGGAAATTGGCCTACGTCAGTTCCGTTGCAGCCCTTGGAAGAAGCGAGACCGGAGACAAAATCGACGAATCTACGAGCTGGAAATCGGGACCTGAAAATTCGCAGTACGCCATCTCCAAGTACGCTGCTGAACAACAAGTATGGAAAGGGACTCAAGAAGGTCTTCCCGCTGTAATGGTGAATCCGAGCATCATCCTAGGACCAGGCTTCTGGGAGGCAGGGTCATCTAAGATCTTCTCCAGTATTGCCGGTGGCTTTTCATTTTACTCGAAAGGCATCAATGGCTTCGTAGACGTGCGGGACGTGACGAGCGCCCTTGTGACACTTGCCTCCAGTGATTTGGAAAATGAACGCTTTGTGCTGTCCGCGGAAAATCGATCCTACCAGGAAGTCTTTACTTGGATAGCCGAAGGGCTAGGAGTGAGAGCACCGCATATCAATACGCCCGCTTGGTTGGGCAATGTGGTTTGGCGGATCGAATGGCTTCGGTCAAGGCTAACTGGAAAGTCGCCTATGGTGACTAAGGAGACCGCTGCTACCGCACAACAATTCGTTCGGTACGGCAGCGAAAAAATTAAAGAAGAATTCGGCTTTACGTTTCGGTCACTCAAAGAGACCATCCAAGAGACAGCGAAGCACTTTCCAAAAAACTAG
- a CDS encoding DUF4296 domain-containing protein, with amino-acid sequence MTKGLLYWLLPSLILLGCAKEERPADVLGKAKMVDVMVDVHLAEGIEKTTILTLDSTIISGQAVYDFLYEKHGITEEEYTRSFEWYSEHLKEFDEVYARVIEKLNQMEATRQQIRDR; translated from the coding sequence GTGACTAAGGGCTTACTGTATTGGCTATTGCCTTCGCTGATCCTCTTGGGTTGTGCCAAGGAAGAACGACCAGCGGACGTCTTGGGAAAGGCGAAGATGGTGGACGTTATGGTCGATGTTCATTTGGCCGAAGGAATCGAGAAAACGACCATCCTCACCTTGGACAGTACCATCATTTCAGGGCAAGCTGTTTACGACTTCTTGTATGAAAAGCATGGCATTACCGAAGAGGAGTACACGCGGTCTTTTGAGTGGTACAGCGAGCACCTAAAGGAATTTGATGAGGTGTACGCTCGGGTAATTGAGAAGTTGAATCAAATGGAAGCTACTCGGCAGCAAATCCGCGATCGCTAG
- a CDS encoding dihydroorotase, with the protein MEILLKNARMINEGQITEGDLLIKGDRIEQIDTHISPRNGNVRVVDLEGRYLMPGIIDDQVHFREPGLTHKGDIASESRAAVAGGITSYMEQPNTKPAALTQELLENKYQRAAQVSLANYSFNMGVSEDNIEEVLRTDPRRVAGIKVFMGSSTGNMLVEDEKVLNRLFSEAPTMIITHCEDEATIKANYQAAVEKYGEDIPFDQHGIIRSEEACYKSSSYAIELAKKHGSRLHVFHLSTAKETDQFTNKIPLKDKLITSEVCIHHLWFSDEEYAEKGAFIKWNPAVKTAADREGLWKALLDDRIDVIATDHAPHTLEEKQNKYGSAPSGGPLVQHALVAMLENHHRGRISLERIVEKMCHNPAILFRVEERGYLREGYKADLCVFDLSNPWTVNSDNILYKCGWSPFEGNSFRARVIHTFVNGQWVYRNGAIDESVRGERLLFNRD; encoded by the coding sequence ATGGAAATATTGCTGAAAAATGCACGCATGATCAACGAAGGTCAAATCACTGAAGGTGACCTCTTGATCAAAGGCGATCGCATTGAACAAATAGATACCCATATCTCACCGCGTAATGGAAATGTCCGAGTCGTCGACCTCGAAGGACGTTACCTCATGCCGGGAATCATTGACGATCAGGTTCATTTCCGCGAGCCCGGACTGACCCACAAGGGCGACATCGCATCCGAATCTCGCGCGGCCGTCGCCGGCGGAATCACCTCCTACATGGAGCAACCCAACACCAAGCCAGCGGCTTTGACCCAGGAATTGTTGGAGAATAAATACCAGCGCGCTGCTCAGGTCTCCCTGGCGAACTACAGCTTCAACATGGGGGTGAGTGAGGATAATATTGAAGAGGTCCTACGGACCGATCCAAGGCGAGTAGCAGGGATCAAGGTCTTCATGGGTTCGAGTACCGGAAATATGTTGGTCGAGGACGAAAAAGTCCTGAACCGCTTGTTTTCTGAAGCCCCGACAATGATCATCACCCATTGCGAAGACGAGGCCACCATAAAGGCCAATTATCAAGCTGCGGTGGAAAAGTACGGCGAGGACATTCCCTTTGATCAACACGGGATTATTCGAAGCGAGGAAGCGTGCTATAAGTCGAGCAGTTACGCCATAGAGCTGGCCAAAAAGCACGGGTCTCGACTGCATGTTTTTCACTTGAGCACAGCCAAGGAAACAGATCAGTTTACCAACAAGATTCCTCTAAAGGACAAGTTGATTACTTCCGAGGTCTGTATACACCACCTGTGGTTTTCGGATGAGGAGTACGCCGAAAAAGGGGCCTTCATTAAATGGAACCCGGCGGTGAAAACAGCAGCGGACCGTGAGGGCTTGTGGAAGGCGCTACTCGACGATCGCATTGACGTGATTGCCACCGATCACGCCCCGCACACCCTCGAAGAAAAGCAGAACAAATACGGCAGCGCGCCCTCAGGAGGCCCTTTGGTGCAGCACGCACTTGTTGCCATGTTAGAGAATCATCACCGCGGTCGCATCTCGCTGGAGCGCATCGTTGAAAAGATGTGCCACAACCCGGCCATTTTGTTCCGTGTCGAAGAGCGTGGTTATTTGCGAGAAGGGTATAAAGCCGACCTATGCGTTTTTGATCTTTCGAACCCTTGGACGGTCAATTCGGACAATATTCTCTATAAATGTGGATGGTCACCTTTTGAAGGTAACTCATTCCGGGCTCGTGTAATCCACACCTTTGTGAACGGTCAATGGGTATACCGCAATGGGGCTATTGATGAAAGTGTCCGAGGGGAACGTTTACTTTTTAACCGTGACTAA
- a CDS encoding polyprenol monophosphomannose synthase, whose product MLTKTLVTIPTYNEADNIRAIIEAVFGLNQGFNILIIDDGSPDGTGDMVEEMQSEFPDSLHLIRRTGKNGLGTAYIAAFRWALERDYTHIFEMDADFSHDPKDLPRLLQACTEYGADVAIGSRYVKGVNVVNWPMSRVLLSYFASKYVRMVTGLPIADSTAGFKCYRREVLETINLDKIRFVGYAFQIEMKFTAWKCGFEIAEVPVIFTERKYGESKMSRGIFTEAIFGVISMKIGSWFKKYPQK is encoded by the coding sequence ATTTTGACGAAGACTCTAGTTACCATACCAACCTATAATGAAGCCGATAATATTCGGGCGATCATTGAGGCCGTTTTCGGACTGAATCAAGGTTTTAACATACTGATTATCGACGATGGATCTCCGGATGGAACCGGAGATATGGTCGAAGAAATGCAGTCTGAATTTCCTGATTCTCTACACCTTATACGCAGAACAGGCAAGAATGGTTTGGGTACTGCATACATAGCGGCATTTCGATGGGCTTTGGAGCGCGATTACACCCATATTTTTGAAATGGACGCGGACTTCTCACACGATCCCAAGGACCTTCCTCGTCTGCTTCAGGCATGCACCGAGTACGGCGCTGATGTCGCCATTGGGTCGCGTTACGTCAAAGGGGTTAATGTGGTCAACTGGCCCATGAGTCGTGTTTTGCTCTCCTATTTTGCTTCGAAGTACGTCCGTATGGTAACGGGACTCCCCATTGCCGACAGTACAGCAGGTTTTAAGTGCTACCGCAGAGAAGTCCTGGAGACCATCAACTTGGATAAAATTCGCTTTGTGGGCTATGCGTTTCAGATTGAAATGAAGTTCACGGCCTGGAAATGCGGATTCGAAATCGCCGAGGTTCCGGTCATCTTTACGGAACGAAAATACGGGGAGTCAAAAATGAGCCGAGGAATTTTTACAGAAGCCATCTTTGGTGTAATTTCAATGAAGATTGGCAGTTGGTTCAAGAAGTACCCACAGAAATAG